The following coding sequences are from one Planctomycetaceae bacterium window:
- a CDS encoding prepilin-type N-terminal cleavage/methylation domain-containing protein → MVNKRKHNAFSLVELLVVLGIIAALAAIAIPAIKAMQKSYDSTGADGMISTALSTARTIAISKQKYVGVRFQKAYDVNNVIDADQYMIFIINDEDMGTLTDAFRAVEGYKPMKLPANSGIMDLKVGNTGVDIKADGMINTNDALTDTTTFSIVFSPAGKVAVHDVQTRNKDGETDTSDSSKDEIFNTKNNAEAGKALFMQDYTARIDGLGKEQSRKTFIIYDREKFKKIDADKRYEDYLKNLSLKPCTLNPYTGAIVRN, encoded by the coding sequence GTGGTTAATAAAAGAAAACATAACGCTTTTTCTCTTGTGGAGCTTCTGGTAGTTCTGGGGATTATCGCTGCGCTGGCTGCGATTGCTATCCCTGCGATAAAGGCGATGCAGAAGTCTTATGATTCCACAGGCGCCGATGGTATGATTAGCACTGCTCTTTCGACCGCAAGAACGATTGCCATCAGCAAGCAGAAATACGTCGGTGTCAGATTTCAGAAAGCTTATGATGTGAACAACGTGATTGATGCAGACCAATATATGATTTTTATTATCAATGATGAGGATATGGGAACTCTTACTGACGCATTTCGAGCGGTTGAAGGTTATAAACCGATGAAACTGCCGGCAAATAGCGGTATAATGGATTTGAAAGTTGGAAATACCGGTGTTGATATAAAGGCAGATGGGATGATAAATACTAACGATGCGTTGACGGACACAACGACCTTTTCGATAGTTTTTTCGCCTGCCGGAAAAGTTGCCGTGCACGATGTCCAAACTCGCAATAAAGATGGCGAAACTGATACAAGCGATTCAAGTAAAGATGAAATTTTCAATACTAAAAATAATGCCGAGGCTGGTAAAGCTTTATTTATGCAGGATTATACGGCAAGAATCGATGGTCTTGGCAAAGAACAAAGCCGAAAAACTTTTATTATATATGATCGTGAAAAATTCAAAAAGATTGATGCTGATAAACGGTATGAGGATTATTTAAAAAATTTAAGCTTAAAGCCTTGTACTCTTAATCCTTATACCGGAGCGATAGTCCGAAATTGA